One genomic segment of Pandoraea thiooxydans includes these proteins:
- a CDS encoding OPT family oligopeptide transporter, translated as MTTDRISDDISLPELTLRGIVLGALLTVVFTASNIYLGLKVGLTFSSAIPAAVISMAVLRMFSSANILENNMVQTQASAAGTLSSIIFILPGLVMMGYWQGFPFWQTFGICAAGGMLGVMFTIPLRHAMVVQSDLPYPEGVAAAEILRIGSDHAAGAEGGTIATAEAGAGRKTAGSGVKDIAAGGVVSALMAFATGGLRIFADSISGWFSVGSAVFRLPLGFSLALVGAGYLIGIVAGIAMLIGLLISWGLAVPILTAGATMPPGMSIAKFATGLWSTQVRFLGAGVIGIAAIWTLATLFKPMVAGVRTSFAALRDAGGAGRMGGGGPRTQRDLSPRWIIVITLALVAALAVVFGAFLSDVPLTSGVIASLVIYGVIFAFVFGFLIAAACGYMAGLVGSSASPISGIGIVAVILVSLLLLAIGQANGMLHDPAGRRLAIALAIFTTSAVVAVATISNDNLQDLKTGWLVGATPWRQQVALLIGCVVGALVIPPILVLLYNAYGFAGALPHAGMDPGQALSAPQATLMTAIAMGIFTHKLNWTMIVTGLLIGVVLIVIDLLLKRRQERSGGVARLPVLAVGIGIYLPPTISAPLVIGAVIAWLLERRLRRGAVAAGVAYDQYAAHANRRGVLIASGLIVGESLVGVILAGVIGVSGSSAPLAIVGAGFAPTAEWLGLLVFAGVCWWFSRRTLAAAG; from the coding sequence ATGACTACCGATCGCATATCCGATGATATTTCGCTACCCGAACTGACCTTGCGGGGCATCGTTCTGGGGGCCTTGCTCACCGTCGTATTCACCGCTTCCAACATCTATCTCGGCCTGAAAGTCGGCCTGACCTTCTCCTCCGCGATTCCGGCCGCCGTGATCTCCATGGCGGTACTGCGGATGTTCAGTAGCGCGAACATTCTCGAAAACAATATGGTGCAGACCCAGGCGTCTGCGGCGGGAACCCTGTCGTCGATCATCTTTATCCTGCCGGGTCTGGTGATGATGGGCTACTGGCAGGGCTTTCCATTTTGGCAAACCTTCGGCATCTGCGCCGCAGGCGGCATGTTGGGCGTCATGTTCACGATCCCTTTGCGCCACGCAATGGTGGTGCAAAGCGACCTGCCTTACCCGGAAGGGGTAGCGGCGGCGGAAATCCTGCGGATCGGCAGCGACCATGCCGCCGGTGCGGAAGGCGGCACGATTGCCACGGCCGAAGCGGGCGCCGGGCGCAAGACTGCCGGGTCCGGCGTCAAGGATATTGCCGCCGGCGGCGTGGTGTCGGCGTTGATGGCATTTGCAACCGGCGGACTGCGGATCTTCGCCGACAGCATCAGCGGCTGGTTTTCGGTCGGCTCGGCGGTGTTCCGACTGCCGCTGGGTTTCTCGCTGGCGCTGGTCGGCGCCGGGTATCTGATCGGCATCGTGGCAGGCATCGCCATGTTGATCGGCCTGCTGATTTCCTGGGGCCTCGCTGTGCCGATCCTGACCGCCGGCGCGACCATGCCGCCGGGCATGTCGATCGCCAAGTTCGCCACCGGACTGTGGAGCACTCAAGTACGGTTTCTGGGGGCGGGCGTCATCGGTATCGCAGCCATCTGGACGCTGGCCACACTCTTCAAGCCGATGGTGGCCGGGGTCAGGACCTCGTTCGCAGCGCTGCGCGACGCGGGTGGCGCAGGCCGGATGGGTGGCGGCGGGCCGCGCACGCAGCGCGACCTGTCGCCGCGCTGGATCATCGTCATTACGCTGGCGTTGGTCGCCGCGCTGGCCGTGGTGTTCGGGGCCTTCCTCTCGGATGTGCCGTTGACCTCCGGGGTCATCGCCAGTCTGGTGATCTATGGAGTGATTTTCGCGTTCGTCTTCGGTTTTCTGATCGCTGCGGCGTGCGGCTACATGGCTGGACTGGTGGGCTCCTCCGCCAGTCCGATTTCGGGTATCGGGATCGTTGCGGTGATTCTGGTCTCGCTGCTGTTGCTGGCAATCGGGCAAGCCAACGGCATGCTGCATGACCCGGCGGGCAGGCGTTTGGCGATTGCACTTGCCATTTTCACGACGTCGGCCGTGGTGGCGGTGGCGACGATCTCCAACGACAATTTGCAGGACCTGAAAACCGGCTGGCTGGTGGGCGCGACGCCCTGGCGGCAGCAGGTGGCATTGCTGATCGGTTGCGTGGTTGGAGCGCTGGTGATTCCACCGATTCTCGTGCTGCTTTATAACGCCTATGGTTTTGCCGGCGCGCTGCCGCATGCCGGCATGGACCCGGGGCAGGCGCTGTCAGCACCGCAGGCCACGCTGATGACGGCCATCGCCATGGGCATTTTCACGCACAAATTGAACTGGACCATGATCGTGACGGGGCTGCTGATCGGCGTGGTGCTTATCGTCATCGATCTCCTGCTCAAGCGGCGCCAGGAGCGCAGCGGGGGCGTGGCGCGTTTGCCCGTGTTGGCCGTGGGTATCGGCATTTACCTGCCGCCCACCATCAGCGCGCCGCTGGTGATTGGCGCGGTCATTGCCTGGCTGCTCGAGCGACGCCTGCGGCGCGGCGCGGTGGCGGCCGGGGTTGCGTACGATCAATACGCCGCTCATGCGAACCGGCGCGGCGTGCTGATCGCCTCTGGCCTGATCGTTGGAGAGAGTCTGGTTGGCGTGATATTGGCCGGGGTCATCGGCGTGAGCGGCAGCAGTGCGCCGCTGGCGATCGTGGGCGCGGGATTCGCGCCGACCGCCGAATGGCTCGGCCTGCTGGTGTTCGCCGGCGTATGCTGGTGGTTCAGCCGGCGCACGCTGGCCGCAGCAGGGTAA
- a CDS encoding MFS transporter, with protein sequence MSNDCCPTAATAAAAPAAARSANAARQSAWPLITVALGFVMAMLDVTVVNVALTHIQRSLSIQLAGLVWVVDGYTLTFAALLLVGGALANRFGARTVYMAGLALFIVASLLCGVAPSGNALIGARLLQGVGAALFMPSSLSLLSQAYPDNAVRIKVLGLWSAIVSVAAAMGPMVGGVLVASLGWRSIFWLNVPIGIVGLLLTRWCIAPSPRHAQALNPASHALGVTGLAALAFALIEGAPLGWRSAPIIAALSLAAIAIAAFVVRERRDATPVVPRALFHDSRFPAANAIGFLINLGAFGQLFLFSLFLQQARGTDAWHTGVDLLPLMAVFTVGNLLSSRITARWGARSPMLWGLLGSAVLSLLLAACGAQLPYGWFALGAALANFGVGIAVPAMTATVMHVAGQAHANIAAASLNANRQIGALIGVAAMGAVLHTVPSWPHALPITFGIIGLAYACAVLLVTRYIRLHA encoded by the coding sequence ATGTCCAACGACTGCTGCCCCACCGCCGCCACCGCTGCTGCCGCCCCCGCCGCAGCTCGTTCGGCGAACGCCGCCCGCCAGAGCGCCTGGCCATTGATCACCGTCGCACTGGGTTTCGTGATGGCGATGCTCGACGTCACGGTCGTGAACGTCGCCTTGACTCACATCCAGCGCAGTCTGTCGATTCAGCTCGCGGGCCTGGTCTGGGTGGTCGATGGCTATACCCTGACATTCGCCGCCTTGCTGCTGGTGGGCGGCGCGCTGGCCAACCGCTTCGGCGCGCGAACCGTCTACATGGCAGGACTGGCACTGTTCATCGTCGCCTCGCTGCTATGCGGCGTGGCGCCCAGCGGCAATGCCCTGATCGGCGCGCGGCTGCTCCAGGGCGTAGGTGCGGCGCTGTTCATGCCGAGCTCGCTGAGCCTGCTCAGCCAGGCCTATCCCGATAATGCGGTGCGCATCAAAGTGCTCGGCCTGTGGTCGGCGATCGTATCGGTGGCCGCGGCCATGGGGCCGATGGTGGGCGGGGTGCTGGTGGCTTCGCTCGGCTGGCGCAGCATTTTCTGGCTCAATGTGCCGATCGGTATCGTTGGGCTGCTGCTTACGCGCTGGTGCATTGCCCCGTCGCCACGGCACGCCCAGGCGCTCAATCCCGCCAGCCACGCACTGGGCGTGACCGGCCTGGCAGCCCTGGCCTTCGCTTTGATCGAGGGAGCGCCGTTGGGTTGGCGATCGGCACCGATCATTGCCGCGCTCTCATTGGCCGCAATTGCGATAGCGGCCTTCGTCGTACGCGAGCGTCGCGACGCCACGCCGGTCGTGCCGCGCGCGCTGTTTCACGACAGCCGTTTTCCAGCGGCCAATGCGATCGGATTCCTGATCAATCTGGGTGCGTTCGGCCAACTGTTCCTCTTCAGCCTGTTTCTGCAACAGGCGCGCGGCACCGACGCCTGGCACACCGGCGTCGATCTGCTACCGCTCATGGCGGTGTTTACGGTCGGCAACCTGCTGTCGAGCCGCATTACCGCCCGCTGGGGCGCCCGCTCGCCCATGCTGTGGGGATTGCTCGGCTCGGCGGTCCTGTCATTGCTGCTGGCCGCCTGCGGCGCGCAGCTGCCATACGGATGGTTTGCGCTGGGCGCGGCGCTGGCGAACTTCGGCGTGGGCATCGCCGTGCCGGCGATGACGGCGACCGTCATGCATGTGGCCGGTCAGGCACACGCCAACATCGCCGCGGCCTCGCTCAACGCCAATCGTCAAATTGGTGCGCTGATCGGCGTCGCGGCGATGGGCGCGGTATTGCACACGGTACCCAGCTGGCCGCACGCGCTGCCCATCACCTTCGGCATCATCGGCCTGGCCTACGCATGCGCCGTGCTGTTGGTCACCCGGTACATCCGGTTGCACGCGTAA
- a CDS encoding LysR family transcriptional regulator, translating to MDWDNARIFLAIYRQGTLRGAASVLQIDQATVGRRLAALEKSLDARLFLRTPAGYVPTPAGEHACQAAEQMELAAHQLQRQMQGIDERLSGTVRVACTDTVAFASLMRALQQLHAAHPDIRMVLSTATHLTNLTRREADLAVRTVRPDSPDLIARHLARRQVGLFAARAYLDTHGMPVPGNALAGHDVVIYQRAVAAYQSEALCGESIANARVALEVNSGLMLLHAVRMGLGIGELPTHVAQNDPLLARVWPERADPYDMWLVMHGDLNRTARVRAVADAIVEVFEQESAAGSMSRPR from the coding sequence ATGGACTGGGACAACGCCCGTATTTTTCTTGCCATTTACCGTCAGGGCACACTGCGCGGCGCCGCCAGCGTCCTGCAAATCGATCAGGCGACGGTCGGGCGACGCCTTGCCGCGCTGGAAAAATCCCTGGATGCGCGCCTGTTTCTACGGACCCCCGCCGGGTACGTGCCCACGCCGGCCGGTGAACACGCCTGCCAGGCGGCCGAGCAGATGGAGCTGGCTGCGCATCAGCTGCAGCGTCAAATGCAGGGCATTGACGAGCGGCTCTCCGGCACAGTGCGCGTGGCCTGCACCGACACGGTGGCGTTCGCCTCACTGATGCGTGCCTTGCAACAGCTGCATGCCGCGCATCCCGATATCCGCATGGTGCTGAGCACTGCCACGCACCTGACCAATCTGACGCGTCGCGAGGCCGATCTGGCCGTGCGCACGGTGCGGCCAGACAGTCCGGATCTGATCGCTCGGCACCTCGCGCGCCGGCAAGTCGGGTTATTTGCCGCCCGAGCCTACCTCGATACGCATGGTATGCCGGTGCCCGGCAATGCGCTGGCTGGGCACGACGTGGTGATTTATCAACGCGCGGTGGCCGCTTATCAGAGCGAGGCCCTGTGCGGGGAGTCAATCGCCAATGCGCGTGTGGCGCTCGAGGTCAATTCGGGGCTGATGCTGCTGCACGCGGTGCGTATGGGACTCGGAATCGGCGAATTGCCGACCCACGTGGCACAAAACGATCCACTGCTCGCGCGTGTGTGGCCCGAGCGCGCCGACCCTTATGACATGTGGCTGGTCATGCACGGGGATCTGAACCGCACGGCACGAGTGCGCGCCGTGGCCGATGCGATCGTCGAGGTGTTCGAGCAGGAGTCGGCGGCCGGATCGATGAGCCGGCCGCGCTAG
- a CDS encoding Tex family protein, whose translation MTDNVAQQIIQRIAAELGVQPRQVAAAVQLLDEGATVPFIARYRKEATDNLDDTQLRNLEERLLYLRELEERRAAILQSIDEQGKLSDTLRAAIEAAETKQVLEDLYLPYKPKRRTRAQIAREAGLEPLALALLGDPMLDPALEAARFVDAEKGVADVKAALDGARDILSEQFGETAELLGKIREFMSAEGVVSSKVVEGKEREEGEKFRDYYDYAETLATVPSHRALALFRGRNLGILMIKLGLGEERDALAPHPCEGMIAAHVGIRQQNRPADKWLGDVCRWCWRVKVQPHLESELLTQLRESAESEAIRVFARNLKALLLAAPAGPKAVIGLDPGLRTGVKVAVVDRTGKLLATDTIYPHEPRRDWDGSLAKLARLAQATGAELISIGNGTASRETDRLATELIKRHPELKLQKIVVSEAGASVYSASELAAKEFPELDVSLRGAVSIARRLQDPLAELVKIEPKAIGVGQYQHDVNQRELARMLDAVVEDCVNAVGVDVNTASVPLLARVSGLNSALAKNIVEFRDSNGAFPSREALKKVPRLGDKTFEQAAGFLRVNGGENPLDRSSVHPEAYPVVERILARISKQISEVMGNREAIRGLSPAEFVDERFGLPTVKDILGELEKPGRDPRPEFKTASFQEGVEKLSDLKPGMLLEGVVTNVAAFGAFIDIGVHQDGLVHVSAMSTKFIKDPHEVVKAGDIVKVKVLEVDEKRQRISLTMRLSDDLPPAGERSGARPQGSGGTHRPPRQREAEPASAMAAAFAKLKR comes from the coding sequence ATGACCGATAACGTAGCTCAACAGATCATCCAGCGCATTGCCGCCGAACTCGGTGTGCAACCTCGTCAGGTCGCCGCTGCCGTGCAACTGCTCGACGAAGGCGCGACGGTGCCGTTTATCGCCCGTTACCGAAAGGAGGCGACGGACAACCTGGACGACACGCAGCTGCGCAACCTGGAAGAACGTCTGCTGTATCTGCGCGAGCTCGAAGAGCGACGCGCCGCCATCCTGCAAAGCATCGATGAACAGGGCAAACTGAGCGACACGCTGCGCGCGGCCATCGAAGCGGCCGAGACCAAACAGGTTCTGGAAGATCTCTACCTGCCCTACAAGCCCAAGCGCCGCACGCGCGCGCAGATCGCGCGCGAGGCCGGTCTGGAACCGCTGGCGCTGGCGCTGCTGGGCGACCCGATGCTCGATCCGGCGCTCGAGGCCGCCAGGTTCGTCGACGCCGAGAAAGGCGTGGCCGACGTCAAGGCCGCGCTCGACGGCGCGCGCGATATTTTGTCCGAACAATTCGGCGAGACGGCCGAGCTGCTCGGCAAAATCCGCGAATTCATGTCGGCCGAAGGGGTCGTGTCATCCAAAGTCGTGGAGGGCAAGGAGCGCGAGGAAGGCGAAAAATTCCGCGACTATTACGACTACGCCGAAACGCTCGCCACCGTGCCGTCGCACCGCGCGCTGGCGCTGTTTCGCGGCCGCAATCTCGGCATCTTGATGATCAAGCTCGGATTGGGCGAAGAACGCGACGCCCTGGCACCGCATCCATGCGAAGGGATGATCGCGGCGCACGTCGGGATCCGCCAGCAAAACCGCCCGGCCGACAAATGGCTGGGCGACGTGTGCCGCTGGTGCTGGCGGGTGAAAGTGCAGCCGCACCTGGAATCCGAACTGCTCACGCAATTGCGTGAGAGCGCCGAGAGCGAGGCGATCCGGGTGTTCGCGCGCAATCTCAAGGCGCTGCTGCTGGCCGCGCCGGCCGGCCCCAAGGCGGTCATCGGTCTCGATCCGGGCCTGCGCACCGGCGTCAAGGTGGCGGTCGTCGATCGCACCGGCAAGCTGCTGGCGACCGATACCATTTATCCGCACGAACCCCGGCGCGACTGGGACGGATCGCTGGCCAAGCTCGCTCGCCTGGCGCAAGCGACCGGCGCCGAGCTGATCAGCATCGGCAACGGCACCGCATCGCGCGAGACCGACCGCCTGGCGACCGAACTGATCAAGCGCCACCCCGAACTCAAGCTGCAGAAAATCGTGGTGTCCGAGGCCGGCGCGTCGGTCTACTCGGCGTCCGAGCTGGCTGCCAAGGAATTCCCGGAACTCGACGTCTCGCTGCGCGGCGCGGTGTCGATCGCGCGGCGCTTGCAGGATCCGCTGGCCGAACTGGTCAAGATCGAGCCCAAGGCAATCGGCGTCGGTCAGTACCAGCACGACGTCAACCAGCGCGAGCTGGCGCGCATGCTCGACGCCGTGGTCGAGGACTGCGTCAACGCGGTGGGGGTCGACGTCAACACCGCCTCGGTGCCGTTGCTCGCGCGCGTGTCGGGGCTCAACAGCGCACTGGCGAAGAACATCGTCGAGTTCCGCGACAGCAATGGCGCCTTCCCGAGCCGCGAGGCGCTCAAAAAAGTGCCGCGCCTGGGCGACAAAACGTTCGAGCAGGCCGCCGGCTTTCTACGTGTGAACGGCGGCGAAAATCCGCTCGATCGCTCGTCGGTTCACCCGGAAGCCTACCCGGTCGTGGAGCGGATTCTGGCGCGAATCAGCAAGCAGATCAGCGAGGTGATGGGCAACCGGGAAGCGATTCGCGGCCTGTCGCCGGCCGAATTCGTCGACGAACGCTTTGGCCTGCCCACCGTCAAGGACATCCTGGGCGAGCTCGAAAAACCGGGGCGCGACCCACGTCCGGAATTCAAGACCGCGTCGTTTCAGGAAGGCGTGGAAAAACTGTCCGACCTCAAGCCTGGCATGCTGCTCGAGGGAGTCGTCACCAACGTCGCCGCGTTTGGCGCGTTCATCGATATCGGGGTGCACCAGGACGGTCTGGTGCACGTCTCGGCGATGTCCACGAAATTCATCAAGGATCCGCACGAGGTGGTCAAAGCCGGCGATATCGTCAAGGTCAAAGTGCTTGAAGTCGACGAAAAGCGCCAGCGCATTTCCCTGACCATGCGGCTATCCGACGATCTGCCGCCCGCCGGCGAGCGCAGCGGCGCACGCCCGCAAGGCTCTGGCGGCACCCATCGTCCGCCGCGCCAGCGCGAGGCCGAACCGGCCAGCGCGATGGCTGCCGCGTTCGCCAAACTCAAACGGTAG
- a CDS encoding colicin transporter — MKNFLAGIGLAVSLCWPYAVRAQTPSSAVSAAAPLTGATATGGNSPEFTRQRAALDNQKAWAVYHYKVAERDCYDRFFVNHCIDQAKDAERDALAKIRAQRLKVDAAERAARAQARDQRLAEKRAQTQAQAPEREAQQRQNAADYRARQAEFEQKKVQRTGELPQRAADAKAYDAKQAEFQQKLEQDRAAAERRAQERAQNVQKFQQKQADAAQRAKDVAARRAAARRKAQEQEQQRQQQQQQQQQQQQQQQQQKTPQGQ; from the coding sequence GTGAAAAATTTCCTCGCTGGCATCGGGCTGGCTGTGAGCCTGTGCTGGCCCTATGCGGTGCGGGCGCAAACCCCCAGTTCGGCCGTCTCGGCGGCTGCTCCATTGACCGGCGCGACCGCCACGGGGGGCAATTCTCCCGAGTTCACCCGCCAACGCGCAGCACTGGATAACCAAAAGGCGTGGGCTGTCTACCATTACAAGGTTGCCGAGCGGGATTGCTACGACCGGTTTTTCGTCAACCACTGTATCGATCAGGCCAAGGACGCCGAGCGTGACGCCCTGGCGAAAATTCGCGCGCAACGCCTGAAAGTGGACGCGGCCGAGCGGGCTGCGCGAGCCCAGGCGCGTGACCAGCGACTGGCCGAGAAGCGTGCGCAGACTCAGGCGCAGGCGCCGGAGCGCGAAGCCCAGCAACGCCAGAACGCTGCCGACTATCGGGCCAGGCAGGCCGAATTCGAGCAGAAGAAGGTTCAGCGCACCGGCGAATTGCCGCAGCGCGCGGCTGATGCGAAGGCCTATGATGCCAAGCAGGCCGAGTTCCAGCAGAAGCTCGAGCAGGACCGGGCTGCCGCCGAGCGTCGGGCGCAGGAGCGAGCGCAGAACGTGCAGAAATTCCAGCAGAAGCAGGCCGACGCCGCGCAGCGGGCCAAGGACGTCGCGGCGCGTCGGGCCGCGGCACGGCGCAAGGCGCAGGAGCAGGAGCAGCAGCGGCAACAGCAACAGCAACAGCAACAGCAACAGCAACAGCAACAGCAACAGCAAAAGACGCCACAGGGGCAGTAA
- a CDS encoding DUF465 domain-containing protein yields the protein MQDNLHSIGRRIIELQIEHRDLDYLVDKLMEEDNYDELQLRRLKKRRLKIKDAITLLQLQQAPDTPA from the coding sequence ATGCAAGATAATCTTCATTCGATCGGCCGGCGCATCATCGAACTGCAGATCGAGCACCGCGATCTCGATTATCTGGTCGACAAATTGATGGAAGAAGACAACTATGACGAACTGCAACTGCGGCGGCTGAAGAAGCGTCGGCTCAAAATCAAGGATGCGATTACATTGCTGCAATTGCAGCAGGCGCCCGATACCCCGGCTTGA
- a CDS encoding ATP-dependent DNA helicase, translated as MLPQPAPQHASELETIFGADGLLARTIDGYRPRPAQLQMARAVSAALATHDTLIAEAGTGTGKTYAYLVPAMLWGGKTIISTGTKHLQDQLFARDIPTVREALAVPVSVAVLKGRANYLCHYYLERAEHEGRFGSRHEIAQLREIVQFAKLTRSGDKAELASVPENAPIWSQVTSTRDSCLGADCPRYKDCFVMQARKEAQQADLVVVNHHLFFADVMLRDTGIAELLPSANTIVFDEAHQLPETATLFFGQTLSTGQLLELARDTVAEGLVHARDAAQWSALGAALERAARDVRLCFSQDALRVSAAQLGEAHALFEALDKLESALLDLIATLEAHAERAEALGACLRRAIDLHRLLAQWQHAEPPAGEAVASIGKAPANALGKGDESGRGGESGSADEGASVRWVEVFSHAVQLHLTPLSIAPIFAKQRGGAPRAWIFTSATLSVKGNFTHYAAQLGLDAAKSISLPSPFDYEAQSLLYVPRNLPAPSALGFTDAVLEAALPVLEVSGGRAFLLCTTLRAVKRAAERLRDEFDRRGWSYPLLVQGDASRTELLDRFRALGNAVLIGSQSFWEGVDVRGEALSLVIIDKLPFAPPDDPVLAARLDALARKGLSPFAVHQLPQAVITLKQGAGRLIRSESDRGVLMICDARLVEKPYGRRIWQSLPPFKRTRELPTVLSFFEHVEAAGAQ; from the coding sequence ATCCTGCCGCAACCGGCGCCGCAACATGCGAGCGAACTGGAAACGATCTTTGGTGCCGACGGCTTGCTCGCGCGGACCATCGATGGATATCGGCCGCGTCCGGCGCAGCTCCAAATGGCGCGCGCCGTGAGCGCTGCGCTGGCCACCCACGACACGCTGATCGCCGAGGCCGGCACCGGCACCGGCAAGACCTACGCGTATTTGGTGCCGGCCATGCTGTGGGGCGGCAAAACGATCATCTCGACCGGCACCAAACATCTGCAAGATCAGTTGTTCGCACGTGACATTCCCACTGTGCGCGAGGCGTTGGCAGTGCCTGTCTCGGTCGCGGTGCTCAAGGGGCGGGCTAATTATCTGTGCCACTATTATCTGGAGCGTGCCGAGCACGAAGGCCGCTTCGGCTCGCGCCACGAGATCGCGCAGTTGCGCGAGATCGTCCAGTTCGCCAAGCTCACCCGCAGCGGCGACAAGGCCGAGTTGGCCAGTGTGCCGGAGAATGCGCCGATCTGGTCCCAGGTGACCTCGACGCGCGACAGTTGCCTGGGGGCCGACTGCCCTCGCTACAAGGACTGTTTCGTCATGCAGGCGCGCAAGGAAGCGCAGCAGGCCGATCTGGTGGTGGTCAACCATCATCTGTTCTTTGCCGACGTCATGCTGCGCGATACCGGCATTGCCGAGCTGCTGCCAAGCGCCAACACAATCGTGTTCGACGAGGCGCACCAATTGCCGGAGACGGCTACGCTGTTTTTCGGTCAAACCCTGTCGACCGGCCAATTATTGGAGCTTGCCCGCGACACCGTTGCGGAGGGCTTGGTGCATGCGCGCGACGCCGCGCAGTGGAGTGCGCTGGGTGCCGCGCTCGAGCGTGCCGCGCGCGATGTGCGGCTGTGTTTTTCGCAAGATGCGTTGCGCGTGTCAGCCGCGCAACTCGGCGAAGCGCATGCGTTGTTCGAGGCACTCGATAAGCTGGAGTCGGCTTTGCTCGACCTGATCGCGACGCTCGAAGCGCACGCTGAGCGGGCCGAGGCGCTCGGCGCCTGTCTGCGTAGAGCCATTGATTTGCATCGCTTGCTGGCGCAGTGGCAGCATGCCGAGCCGCCCGCCGGCGAGGCCGTGGCATCGATCGGCAAGGCGCCCGCGAACGCACTCGGTAAGGGCGACGAAAGCGGCAGGGGAGGCGAGAGCGGGAGTGCGGACGAAGGGGCCAGCGTGCGCTGGGTCGAGGTGTTCTCGCACGCCGTGCAGCTTCACCTGACGCCATTGTCGATCGCGCCGATCTTTGCCAAGCAGCGCGGCGGCGCGCCGCGCGCGTGGATATTCACCTCCGCGACGCTGTCGGTCAAGGGCAACTTCACCCATTATGCAGCCCAGCTTGGGCTGGACGCCGCCAAGTCGATCTCGCTGCCCAGCCCATTCGACTATGAAGCGCAGAGCCTGCTGTACGTGCCGCGCAATCTGCCGGCGCCATCGGCACTCGGCTTTACCGATGCGGTGCTCGAAGCGGCGCTGCCGGTGCTGGAGGTCAGCGGCGGCCGAGCGTTCCTGCTGTGCACCACGTTACGTGCTGTCAAACGCGCGGCCGAACGCCTGCGCGACGAATTCGATCGGCGCGGCTGGTCGTATCCGTTGCTGGTGCAGGGCGATGCCAGCCGCACCGAATTGCTCGATCGCTTTCGTGCGCTTGGCAATGCCGTGTTGATCGGCAGCCAAAGTTTCTGGGAAGGCGTCGACGTGCGCGGCGAAGCGCTTTCGCTGGTAATCATCGATAAATTGCCCTTTGCCCCGCCCGACGACCCGGTGCTCGCCGCACGGCTCGACGCGCTTGCCAGGAAGGGGCTGAGTCCTTTCGCCGTGCATCAATTGCCGCAGGCGGTGATTACACTCAAGCAGGGTGCGGGCCGTCTGATTCGCTCCGAGAGTGATCGTGGCGTGTTGATGATCTGTGATGCGCGCCTGGTCGAGAAGCCCTATGGCAGGCGAATCTGGCAAAGCCTGCCGCCGTTCAAGCGTACTCGGGAACTGCCGACCGTACTGTCGTTCTTCGAGCACGTCGAGGCTGCCGGCGCGCAGTGA
- a CDS encoding outer membrane protein assembly factor BamD: MQALKFSKLTLLAVCLTSVLAACGVLPEKVDETQSWSTSKLYAEAQSSMADRDYSKAAKYNAMLVGRDPFGKFAEQAQINTAYAHYKDGDTDQAMADVDRFIRLHPSSPIIDYAYYLKGLITFDDNLGLFGRFSGQDLSERDPKALQQSYETFKYLVEHYPNSQYAKDAAERMRYALNAMAKHEVLVAQYYYDRGAYLAAANRAQDAIKKFNRAPAVEDALWIMVEAYKKLHLTKLSDDARRVLAATYPKSDYLTYGYKRSKRSHWWQFWGGTTS; encoded by the coding sequence ATGCAAGCCCTGAAATTTTCTAAGTTGACGCTGCTGGCGGTCTGCCTGACCAGCGTACTCGCCGCATGTGGCGTTCTGCCGGAGAAGGTCGACGAGACACAAAGCTGGTCGACCAGCAAATTATACGCGGAAGCCCAGAGCAGCATGGCCGATCGCGACTACTCGAAGGCCGCGAAATACAACGCGATGCTGGTAGGTCGTGATCCGTTCGGGAAATTCGCCGAGCAGGCACAGATCAATACGGCCTACGCCCACTACAAGGATGGCGACACCGATCAGGCAATGGCCGATGTCGACCGGTTCATCCGGCTGCATCCGTCGAGCCCGATCATCGACTACGCGTACTACCTGAAGGGATTGATCACTTTCGACGACAATCTCGGTCTGTTCGGCCGGTTCAGCGGCCAGGATCTGAGTGAACGCGATCCGAAAGCCCTGCAGCAATCGTACGAAACCTTCAAATATCTGGTCGAGCATTACCCCAACAGCCAATACGCCAAGGACGCGGCCGAACGCATGCGGTACGCGCTCAACGCGATGGCCAAGCATGAAGTGCTCGTGGCGCAGTATTACTACGACCGCGGCGCCTATTTGGCTGCCGCCAACCGTGCGCAGGACGCAATCAAGAAATTCAACCGGGCGCCTGCTGTGGAAGACGCTCTGTGGATCATGGTCGAAGCCTACAAAAAGCTCCACCTGACCAAACTGAGCGACGACGCTCGCCGCGTACTGGCCGCGACCTACCCGAAGAGCGACTACCTGACGTACGGCTACAAGCGCAGCAAGCGTTCCCACTGGTGGCAATTCTGGGGCGGTACCACCTCGTAA